The Temnothorax longispinosus isolate EJ_2023e chromosome 12, Tlon_JGU_v1, whole genome shotgun sequence genome includes a window with the following:
- the LOC139823000 gene encoding uncharacterized protein produces the protein MARSSKKKLAIFVGTSKCLVYAEAKYCASDMPGEIKYYECSRTEYCCAFGCCVSPGFHFHHLWYYWILVIIMFLVCSGGGWWYRYWLQGRYRAAASAIPTRSSNARSQNSLRNAPCQAQQARITYNSARNTVLLHRMWKGPQRSTAAPAYNGNATTSTHYQNMNVVLNDANCPYYQLYGPPPSYETVIAQTRGKLSNPASPESSAARLNLQTANVIPNPSVPQCFFYNCNSPARLVDGNSSQCPNDSANAHQLDGHESVPFAHFSQYCTTNGAVGQNVCVPLEYPEEPVVSGGSNFSCSYQTSPHRLPGYPTDRSSDASDAENVARGYEIPGTEERAMLNIDVATGSYGERSPWHGNDQSALRVHGKITTQDENRRCATTTDTRALSPKSEGSENESKRTFNVVPATQRNFPRERTDYGGSLRLPRRHAGDVIYQGSSFQKVLPGDSSGASQRGTFNSAQAAASAVANSSQSNPSNNVILESFIFENVQSPPSENADEARGLCAMNRSANFDLESKHKLDRSKSLD, from the exons ATGGCTCGCAGCAGCAAGAAGAAACTCGCGATATTCGTGGGTACATCGAAGTGTCTCGTTTAC gcaGAAGCAAAGTACTGTGCCTCTGACATGCCtggagaaataaaatactacgA ATGTTCAAGAACGGAGTATTGTTGCGCTTTCGGTTGTTGCGTATCACCTGGATTTCACTTCCATCACTTGTGGTACTATTG GATCCTGGTTATAATCATGTTCTTGGTCTGCTCTGGTGGTGGTTGGTGGTACCGATACTGGTTGCAGGGCAGATATAGAGCCGCAGCTTCGGCAATTCCGACTCGGTCTTCTAACGCTAGATCGCAAAATTCTCTTCGTAACGCGCCTTGCCAAGCGCAGCAGGCTCGTATTACCTACAATTCAGCGAGAAATACCGTCCTACTGCATCGGATGTGGAAAG gtcCTCAGAGAAGTACAGCAGCGCCAGCGTATAACGGTAACGCGACCACATCGACACACTATCAGAATATGAACGTCGTATTAAACGATGCCAATTGCccttattatcaattatacgGCCCTCCGCCTAGCTACGAGACGGTGATAGCGCAAACGCGCGGCAAGCTCTCAAATCCGGCGTCGCCGGAGTCCTCGGCCGCGCGGCTCAATCTGCAGACGGCGAACGTGATACCGAATCCGAGTGTGCCGCAGTGCTTTTTCTACAACTGCAATTCTCCGGCGAGATTGGTGGACGGTAATTCGAGTCAATGTCCAAACGATAGCGCGAACGCCCATCAGCTCGACGGTCATGAGAGCGTTCCGTTCGCGCATTTCTCCCAATATTGCACCACGAACGGTGCGGTTGGTCAAAACGTGTGCGTCCCTTTAGAGTATCCAGAGGAACCGGTCGTGTCCGGGGGAAGTAATTTCAGCTGCAGCTACCAGACTAGCCCGCATCGATTGCCGGGCTATCCAACGGACAGATCGTCCGACGCGTCGGACGCGGAAAACGTGGCTCGTGGCTATGAGATTCCGGGTACGGAGGAACGCGCGATGCTCAATATCGACGTCGCGACCGGCAGCTACGGAGAACGTAGTCCTTGGCATGGAAACGATCAGTCTGCGTTGCGAGTCCACGGTAAGATCACCACGCAGGATGAAAATCGAAGATGCGCGACGACCACAGACACGCGTGCTCTCTCGCCTAAGTCGGAGGGAAGCGAGAACGAGTCGAAACGTACGTTCAACGTGGTTCCTGCGACGCAGAGAAACTTCCCGAGAGAACGTACGGATTACGGCGGTTCCCTGCGATTGCCGCGCAGACACGCCGGAGATGTCATTTACCAAGGCAGCAGCTTCCAAAAAGTTCTCCCCGGAGATTCGTCAGGCGCTTCCCAACGGGGCACTTTCAATTCCGCTCAGGCAGCAGCGTCCGCGGTCGCGAATTCTTCTCAATCAAATCCATCCAATAATGTGATATTAGAAtcctttatttttgaaaatgtgcAATCGCCTCCGAGTGAAAATGCCGACGAGGCCCGCGGTCTTTGTGCGATGAATCGGAGTGCAAACTTTGATCTCGAAAGTAAACACAAATTAGATAGATCAAAGTCGCTAGACTGA
- the Vps11 gene encoding vacuolar protein sorting-associated protein 11 homolog: MAFLEWRRFNFFDLKKEVDAGKIAKAFGDAQVAAATSGNGNLVFGDNAGSVHLINRSYEITTFRAYEITLVLAQQVQHSTFLFTIGEDEPGCNPTIKVWNLAKPDKQGNPTCVRISRAIPSYRAVPATALCVHTSLTLMAIGFGDGSIMLYRGDLTRERKNKIKVLKDSNLSVTGLAIRATGKQTYLFVATQNCVFLYNITVKDKEFKSTLDTMGCARRCSVLAESMQDSHFMIGRNDAIYCYTPDGRGPCYAVEGQKIMLEWFRTYLVIVAKEAANVPRTTTISAKPNTIEPIPPGVDKHIITVLDIQNKFIVFSAPMVSVQAVLSEWGGFFILSGDNKLYHLDEKDLQSKLALLFKKNLYDVSIRIAKNQQYDAEGLIDIFRQYGDHLYSKGDHNGAIEQYIKTIGKLEPSYVIRKFLDSQHIDNLTTYLQALHKNGQATEDHTTLLLNCYTKLNHTDKLKEFIMTKDREVDFDVEIAIKVCRQASPEDALLLAQKHGKHEWYLRIQIEDKQEYKKALEYMATLEFEEAEANMKKYGNILIENVPNESTQFLKALCTNYKPSNKPLVDQEALNGYTEQRVDKASPEDFIHLFLNNSERLVEFLEHLVKSDTKWSTLIYNTLVEHYLHVWSALDNDVAKLQYEQKIVRLLQNSEARYDKDQILILCHQHNFRKGLLFLYEESKLYQEILRFHLCEGDSEQVLATCKRFGHQDPNLWVQALWSVAKNKDAPTKLLADILAYIAQERLLSPLMVVDAISTSLTCTLGDVRSYLCSVLRTENEQTQADTELTEKYRADTLKLREQIEAIKNNTIIFQGSRCSACHHQLELPSVHFMCQHSYHQHCFQSFSENENECPACLPNNKKLLDIIRAQEQSRDLHETFHSLLDRAEDPFSLVADYFGRGVFKKLTVITDTDKSLPTPTRSEEPKLNYGPGAEARLRLNEGKSSTSGKAEPRRAGYDVPTLITEERFRNFVKPEVYSSSLEANISGTGSGLSTPRGNSAKASPVPIREARILNSTTPKSSPIEKSFVSTKTPTVPSNPFETDYDESKNPFANDDDDDDANNPFKDDDDNDNDRAGNNDDDYNRNLNPFGR; encoded by the exons ATGGCGTTCCTGGAG TGGAGGCGCTTTAATTTCTTCGACTTGAAAAAGGAAGTCGACGCAGGGAAGATCGCTAAAGCGTTCGGG GATGCGCAAGTCGCTGCAGCTACCAGTGGCAATGGCAATCTCGTGTTCGGGGACAATGCGGGCAGCGTACATTTGATAAACCGGTCGTACGAAATCACCACCTTTCGGGCTTACGAGATCACGCTGGTGTTGGCGCAGCAAGTCCAACATTCCACCTTCTTGTTCACCATCGGT GAGGACGAGCCTGGATGCAATCCTACTATAAAGGTTTGGAACCTGGCCAAGCCTGATAAACAAGGTAATCCGACATGCGTTCGAATAAGCAGAGCCATACCTAGCTACAGGGCGGTCCCAGCGACAGCTCTATGTGTACATACTAGTCTTACGTTGATGGCTATTGGATTTGGGGATGGATCTATCATGTTGTATAG GGGTGACCTGACTCGAGAGCgaaagaataagataaaagTTTTGAAGGATTCCAATCTGTCTGTTACCGGCCTCGCGATACGAGCGACCGGTAAGCAGACCTATCTGTTCGTCGCCACGCAGAATTGTGTGTTCCTGTATAATATTACCGTTAAGGATAAGGAATTCAAGTCGACTTTGGATACTATGGGTTGCGCGCGAAGATGTAGCGTGCTCGCCGAGTCTATGCAGGACAGTCACTTTATGATCGGACGTAATGAC GCTATTTATTGTTACACGCCAGACGGTAGAGGCCCATGCTACGCGGTAGAGGGTCAGAAGATAATGCTAGAATGGTTCAGGACATATTTGGTGATAGTAGCGAAAGAAGCGGCGAATGTTCCAAGAACAACAACTATATCCGCCAAACccaa CACAATAGAGCCGATACCTCCTGGCGTGGATAAGCACATCATTACCGTGCTCGATATTCAAAACAAGTTTATCGTGTTCTCCGCACCAATGGTGTCTGTCCAAGCAGTCTTATCCGAGTGGGGTGGATTTTTTATACTTAGTGGAGATAACAAATTGTATCATTTAGATGAGAAAGACTTACAGTCAAAATTAGCATTACTTTTCAAAAAGAATTTGTACGATGTTTCTATAAG AATAGCTAAAAATCAGCAATATGATGCAGAAGGTCTCATAGACATTTTCCGTCAATACGGAGATCATTTATATTCTAAGGGGGATCATAATGGCGCTATAGAGCAATATATAAAGACTATAGGCAAATTAGAACCGTCTTATGTGATAAGAAAATTCTTGGATTCCCAACATATTGATAATTTGACGACGTATTTGCAAGCGTTGCATAAAAATGGGCAGGCAACAGAGGATCATACtactttgttattaaattgttacacTAAGCTTAACCATACCGATAAGTTAAAAGAGTTTATTATG ACAAAAGATCGTGAGGTTGATTTTGACGTGGAAATAGCGATAAAAGTTTGCCGCCAAGCATCGCCGGAGGATGCCCTATTACTCGCACAGAAACACGGTAAACACGAATGGTATCTTCGCATCCAAATCGAAGATAAGCAGGAATACAAAAAGGCTTTGGAATACATGGCAACGTTAGAATTCGAAGag gcAGAAGccaatatgaaaaaatatggaaatatcTTAATAGAAAATGTGCCAAATGAATCTACACAATTTTTGAAAGCCTTGTGCACGAACTATAAGCCTTCCAACAAACCTCTTGTAGATCAG GAAGCTTTAAATGGCTATACAGAACAGCGCGTCGATAAAGCTAGTCCAGaagattttattcatttatttctaaataattctGAACGACTCGTAGAGTTTTTGGAGCATTTAGTTAAATCAGATACAAA atgGAGCacacttatttataatacattagtGGAACATTATTTACATGTTTGGTCGGCATTAGATAACGATGTAGCTAAACTACAATATGAACAGAAAATTGTACGACTTCTGCAGAATTCTGAGGCCCGTTACGATAAAGATCAGATATTAATACTTTGTCATCAacataatttcagaaaaggaTTACTATTTCTTTACGAAGAGAGCAAACT gTATCAAGAAATATTAAGATTTCACTTATGCGAGGGAGATAGTGAACAAGTTCTCGCCACTTGCAAAAGATTCGGTCACCAGGACCCTAATCTGTGGGTACAAGCTTTGTGGAGCGTAGCTAAAAACAAGGATGCACCAACGAAACTTCTCGCCGATATATTAGCTTATATCG CTCAAGAAAGACTGTTGTCTCCTTTGATGGTCGTTGACGCAATTTCCACATCATTGACCTGCACGTTGGGAGACGTTAGAAGTTATTTGTGCAGTGTATTACGAACGGAGAACGAGCAAACTCAAGCTGACACGGAATTAACAGAGAAATATAGAGCCGATACTCTTAAATTACGGGAACAAATAGAagcaataaagaataatacGATAATCTTTCAAGGATCACGATGTAGCGCGTGCCATCATCAGTTGGAATTGCCATCCGTGCATTTCATGTGTCAACATTCGTATCACCAACA TTGCTTTCAAAGCTTTTcggaaaatgaaaatgaatgCCCGGCCTGCTTGCCAAACAACAAGAAATTACTGGATATTATAAGAGCGCAAGAGCAATCGAGGGACCTGCACGAGACTTTCCACAGTCTTCTGGATCGAGCGGAGGATCCATTTTCCTTAGTGGCCGATTATTTTGGTAGAGgtgtttttaagaaattaacaGTAATTACTGATACAGACAAATCGTTACCTACACCGACTAGATCGGAGGAACCGAAGTTAAATTACGGCCCAGGTGCAGAAGCGAGACTCAGGTTAAACGAAGGGAAGAGTTCTACCTCAG GAAAAGCGGAGCCTCGACGAGCCGGATACGATGTTCCAACGTTAATAACGGAAGAGCGTTTCCGAAATTTTGTCAAGCCAGAAGTGTATTCCTCATCGTTGGAGGCGAATATATCGGGAACGGGAAGCGGTTTGTCGACGCCACGCGGTAATTCCGCCAAAGCCTCGCCGGTGCCGATCAGAGAAGCCCGTATCTTGAACAGCACTACACCAAAGTCATCGCCAATCGAAAAGTCCTTTGTTTCAACGAAAACCCCCACTGTGCCATCGAATCCCTTTGAGACTGACTATGACGAATCCAAAAATCCCTTCgccaacgacgacgacgacgacgatgcgaATAATCCTTTTAAAGATGACGATGATAACGATAATGATCGGGCCGGCAACAATGACGACGATTACAACAGAAATCTAAATCCATTCGGTAGGTAA